The nucleotide window ACTCGTTTGAAGTGCTGGGCGATTACGTCGCCGGCCCGTCGCACGTCATGCCCACCAGCGGGACCGCTCGCTTCGCCTCCCCGCTGAACGTCATGGATTTCGTCAAGGTCATCAGCCTGGTGGCGCTGGGACGCGCCGAGCTGGACGCGCTGGGGCCGGCCGCGGCGCGCATCGCCGCGGCGGAAGGCCTGACCGCCCATGCTCATGCGGTCTATGTCCGCCGGCCGCCGGCCAGCCCTTCCCCGGAGGAAAGCTGATATGTCCGCGCCCTTCGTACGCCCGGATATCCTGGACATGGAGGAATATCAGCCAGTGGTGCCGCTGGACGTGCTCAGCCAGGAGCTGGGCATCCCGGCGGAAAAGCTGGTCAAATTAGACGCCAACGAGAATCCGTACGGCCCCCTGCCGGCGGTGCGCCAGGCCCTGGCCCAATGCGATGCCCTGCACATTTATCCGGACCCGATGCAGAACCGCCTGCGCGATGCCCTTGCCGCCTTCCTCGGCCTGCCGCGCGACATTATCCTGGCCGGCGCCGGCTCCGACGAGCTGATTGACCTTATCATGCGGCTGGTGCTCCAGCCTGGAGACTATATCCTGAACTGTCCGCCGACCTTCGGCATGTACGCCTTCGACGCCGCACTGCACGGCGCCCGGGTCATTGCGGTGCCGCGCCGGCCCGATTTCTCTCTGGATCTGGCCGGCATCGAGCGCGCCGTCGAGCGGCACCGTCCCAAACTGCTTTTCCTGGCCTGCCCCAACAACCCCGACGGCAGTGTCTTTGACGCGGATACCCTACGCCGGCTCCTCGCCCTGCCCCTATTAGTGGTGGTGGACGAGGCCTATGCCGAGTTCCGCGGCGAAAGCTTCATCGGCCTGGTGCCGGCGCACGAGAATCTCATCGTCCTGCGCACCTTCAGCAAATGGGCCGGCCTGGCCGGCCTGCG belongs to Anaerolineae bacterium and includes:
- the hisC gene encoding histidinol-phosphate transaminase, producing MSAPFVRPDILDMEEYQPVVPLDVLSQELGIPAEKLVKLDANENPYGPLPAVRQALAQCDALHIYPDPMQNRLRDALAAFLGLPRDIILAGAGSDELIDLIMRLVLQPGDYILNCPPTFGMYAFDAALHGARVIAVPRRPDFSLDLAGIERAVERHRPKLLFLACPNNPDGSVFDADTLRRLLALPLLVVVDEAYAEFRGESFIGLVPAHENLIVLRTFSKWAGLAGLRVGYGVFPPALMPHLWKIKQPYNINAAAQVAAIVSLEHADELMDIVRRMVQERERMLAGLRAIPWLQPFPSHANFILCRVLDRPAVEVKLALRRQGILIRHFDKPGVSDCVRFSVGRPEHTDILLDALQRL